CTTCGTCAGGGTGACAAGATTGCGAGTAATAAATCTGTGTGCAAAAAAGTTTCATGTTTTAAATTAAAAAGAACCTTGCGTCCCTTGCGTAAATCTTAGCATGCTTTGCGGTTAATATTCCACTGTTCAATTTTCAGCATTACAACTGCGCACCGCACACTATTTCGCTTCCAGAAGATAAAAAGCACCTTCGCTTACGATAGCTTCATTTGGTTTTAGACCAGCAAGAATGGCAATTTTTCCTTTGTTAGTGATTCCAGTTTCTACGTAGCGGCGGATATACTTTCCTTTTTCCAATTGCACAAGCACAAAACTTTTGTCGTTATATTGTAAAACAGCTTTAGCGGGAACAAACAAAGTATTTTCAGGGGAATCTATAAACTTCACTGTTACATACATTCCTGGTTTAAGGGTATGATCTTCATTGGCACATTCGATTAGTACTTGTACACTTCGAGTGGCTTCATCTACAATTTCATCTACATGGTAAATTTTTCCAATAATTTTTTTGTCCGGATAGGAGGCGAGCTGAATTTCGGCACCATCTAATTGATGTATAAAGCGGATATCTTTTTCTTTAACCTGACCTGCAATCCAAACCTTTTTTAAATCTGTAATTATGGCTTTAGGCGAATCATCTTCTTTGATATACTGTCCCATTACAACATCATTTTTAATTACTTCTCCTGCAATAGGCGAGGTGATTACAAGCGGCTGACCAAAGACAAGCGTATGTACATTTACTCCAAATATTTTTAAGCTTGCAACTGCATTTTGGTATTCCTTCTCGTTGACTTCAAAGTTGCTTTCTGCTTCCTCTAGGTCTTTTTGAGAACCCACGCCGTTGTGTTTCAAGTCCTGCTGACGTTTTAATGATAGTTTAGCTACTTGATAGGCTGATTTTGCTTGAAAGAAGCTTTTTTGAGCATCGATAAAATCGGGGGAGACCATCTCAAAAAGGGGTGTGCCAGCCTGCGTTTTCATTCCTAGTTTTAAATATACTTTAGTAACCCTACCTGCAAACGGCGGAGCTATCTCGGCATAAAAATTAGGAATAGCTTTCACGGTACCAGCCGTTATTAGTTCAGATTGATAGGGCTCATTAGTAGCCATTCCGATTTTTAATTTTGAAGCAATTGTTGAGGTTGGGGCAACAACAATCGTATCATTTTGCAATGAATAGTTTTGCTTTTCATTTGTTTCAGTTTTACCGCCACAAGCTGTAAAAGCAGTTGTAGCAATTAGAGTCACCACAAGGTTTCGGTATTGATTTTTTTGATTGAAGATTTTTGACATTTGAAATCGGGAATTATTTTTATTATTTAGTATCATCTTATTTTAATATTATAACCATTGATTAAATCTTTTAATAAACCACGTTTTAACGTATTGGGTGAGCAAGCAATAACAAGTGAGTATTCCAAATAACCAAGGGAAATAACTCATAGGAAGCGGTTGCATCTTTAGCATTGGCGCCAATGGCGAAAACGGAATTGCGATACCTACAAGCATTATTATTGTTGTTAATGCCAATACAGGAGCTGTAGCCCAACTTTGTACGAATGGAATTTTTTTGGTACGTATCATGTGTATAATTAATGTTTGAGATAGTAAACCTTCTATAAACCAACCGGTTTGAAAGAACGATTGCAGCTCAGGGCTATTTGCTTTGAAATAGTAAAACAGCAAAGCAAATGTTGCAAAGTCAAAAATGGAACTGATAGGACCTATAAAAAGCATAAATCGCTGTATGCTAGATGCATCCCATTTTTTTGGTTCTTTTAAGAAGTCTTCATCCATTTTATCCCAAGGGATTGTGGTTTGAGAGATATCGTATAATAAGTTTTGAGTTAATAACTGAACAGGAAGCATTGGCAAAAAGGGCAGGAAAGCGCTTGCTCCAAGCATGCTAAACATATTCCCGAAGTTGCTGCTGGCTGTCATTTTTATATATTTAATGATGTTACCAAAAGTTCTTCGTCCATAGATAACACCCTTACGAAGCACCATTAAATCTTTTTCTAGCAGAATGATATCAGCACTTTCTTTGGCAATGTCTACGGCTGTATCTACACTAATACCTACATCTGCTTCTTTAAGAGCCGCCGCATCATTAATACCATCACCCATAAAGCCTACGGTATGACCTTTGACCCTTAGTGCTTTTACGACTCTTACTTTTTGTAATGGACTCAGTTTTGCAAAAATGGAAACATCATCGATTTTAAGAGCCAGTTCCTCATCAGTCATAGACTCTAGTTCAGTTCCTAATACGATGTTCTTTACAGGAATGCCAACATCATGGCATATTTTTTTAGTAACAATCTCATTATCACCAGTAAGTACTTTTAAGGTTACTCCTAATTCCTGAAGCGCTGCTATACTTGGTTGTGTTGATGGTTTTGCAGGATCAAGAAAACCAATAAAACCCGTTAGTGTAAGTTGTTTTTCATCATCAATAGAATAGGTTAACGGGTGTTTTCCATCAAATTCCCGAATGGCTACTAATAAGACCCTCAATCCTTCTTCATTCATTTTTTTTGAGGTCTGCAAAATTTTGTTGCGCATTTTCTCATCCATCGGTATTATTTTGTCATTCTCAAGATGCAATTCTTTGTCTTCCCCAGGGTCGAAGCTATGAGAACACAAATCCAGAATTTCTTCAACAGCGCCCTTGCAAATTAGCAAGTGGTTTCCGTTTCGCATTTTAAGTATAACCGACATACGTCTGCGCTCAAAATCAAAAGGAATCTCGTCTACTTTCATAAAGTATTCTTCAACCTTTAAATAATCATGAAGCTCAACATGTTCCAGAACCGCTTTGTCGAGTATGTTTTTTAGCCCAGTTTGATGAAAACTATTGAGGTAAGCCCATTTAAGAACCTCATCATCTTCGTCGCCAAGAACATTCAAATGTTTCTCTAAAACTATTTTATCTAAGGTTAGCGTGCCTGTTTTATCTGTACAAAGAATATCCATAGCGCCAATATTCTGAATGGCGTTTAATCGTTTTACAATTACTTTATGTTTGCTCATATTCATTGCTCCTTTAGCAAGATTGGCAGTTACAATCATAGGAAGCATTTCGGGAGTTAATCCTACGGCAACAGCTATTGCAAACAAAAGCGCTTGCATCCAGTCTCCTTTTAGAAATCCATTTATCAAAAAGATTATAGGAACCATTACCAACATAAATCGAATAAGCAAGTAGCTTACTTTGTTTATGCCTATATCAAAAGCAGTCTCAGGTCTATTTCCTAATATGGTTTTGCTGATGCTTCCAAAATAGGTTAGGTTTCCCGTAACCACTACTACTGCTTTGGCAGTACCACTAACCACATTTGTACCCATGAAGCAAAGATTATTCAGTTCTATAGGCTGTTTAGTATCGGCATCACGTATTGGAAGAGAATTCTTTTCTACAGGCAGTGCTTCTCCAGTAAGCATAGATTCACTAACAAATAAATCTTTGCACTGCATGATACGGCAATCTGCAGGTATCATATCTCCTGCTGATAAAAAGAGAATATCTCCGGGTACCAGATCAGTCATTGCTATTTCTCTTTTGCCAATAAATTTTCTTAATACGGTAGCAGTCGTTTTTACCATACTTTTCAATTTCTCTGCTGCTTTGTTACTTCTGTATTCTTGAAAGAATCGGAGCAAGGCACTAAAAAGAACCATTCCTGTAACCATAATCACAGTCTTATAATCGGCTTCTCCCGGGGCAGCCATCCAGATATCAACAACAAATGAGATTATTGCGATAACAAGCAGGATGAAAATAAAAGGATTTATAAAAGCTTTAATTAGCTGACTTAACCATGAAGGAGCTTTGTCGTGTTGAACTTCATTGAGTCCGAATTTCTTGAGTCGTTCATCAGAAGTTAGTTTTGTAAGTCCAATTTCTGAACTCTCTAACATTGCGTAAATAAAATTATGATCGTTTCTAGAAGCATTACGCAATTTAGTCGTAGTTCCTTCATTCATACCGTTGCTATTGGTTATGGAATAAAAAGGATGCTTTATTTTATCTTTTACACTCATTTTTTATGGTTTTAATTTGTCTTGATTAAGACATGGGGGTTAGAATCATTAATCATAAGCTACAGTTCGGTTTCGGTTCCCATAATTTCCCAGCTCACTTTCATTACTTTTTCTGCAATAGTCAATTGGCTCGCCATTCGTTCCATTAAACTATCCTGCGCCGTAATTGCTTTTATTTCGGCAGTTATAATAGCTATTGAGGGATCATCA
This region of Flavobacterium pisciphilum genomic DNA includes:
- a CDS encoding efflux RND transporter periplasmic adaptor subunit is translated as MSKIFNQKNQYRNLVVTLIATTAFTACGGKTETNEKQNYSLQNDTIVVAPTSTIASKLKIGMATNEPYQSELITAGTVKAIPNFYAEIAPPFAGRVTKVYLKLGMKTQAGTPLFEMVSPDFIDAQKSFFQAKSAYQVAKLSLKRQQDLKHNGVGSQKDLEEAESNFEVNEKEYQNAVASLKIFGVNVHTLVFGQPLVITSPIAGEVIKNDVVMGQYIKEDDSPKAIITDLKKVWIAGQVKEKDIRFIHQLDGAEIQLASYPDKKIIGKIYHVDEIVDEATRSVQVLIECANEDHTLKPGMYVTVKFIDSPENTLFVPAKAVLQYNDKSFVLVQLEKGKYIRRYVETGITNKGKIAILAGLKPNEAIVSEGAFYLLEAK
- the mgtA gene encoding magnesium-translocating P-type ATPase; amino-acid sequence: MSVKDKIKHPFYSITNSNGMNEGTTTKLRNASRNDHNFIYAMLESSEIGLTKLTSDERLKKFGLNEVQHDKAPSWLSQLIKAFINPFIFILLVIAIISFVVDIWMAAPGEADYKTVIMVTGMVLFSALLRFFQEYRSNKAAEKLKSMVKTTATVLRKFIGKREIAMTDLVPGDILFLSAGDMIPADCRIMQCKDLFVSESMLTGEALPVEKNSLPIRDADTKQPIELNNLCFMGTNVVSGTAKAVVVVTGNLTYFGSISKTILGNRPETAFDIGINKVSYLLIRFMLVMVPIIFLINGFLKGDWMQALLFAIAVAVGLTPEMLPMIVTANLAKGAMNMSKHKVIVKRLNAIQNIGAMDILCTDKTGTLTLDKIVLEKHLNVLGDEDDEVLKWAYLNSFHQTGLKNILDKAVLEHVELHDYLKVEEYFMKVDEIPFDFERRRMSVILKMRNGNHLLICKGAVEEILDLCSHSFDPGEDKELHLENDKIIPMDEKMRNKILQTSKKMNEEGLRVLLVAIREFDGKHPLTYSIDDEKQLTLTGFIGFLDPAKPSTQPSIAALQELGVTLKVLTGDNEIVTKKICHDVGIPVKNIVLGTELESMTDEELALKIDDVSIFAKLSPLQKVRVVKALRVKGHTVGFMGDGINDAAALKEADVGISVDTAVDIAKESADIILLEKDLMVLRKGVIYGRRTFGNIIKYIKMTASSNFGNMFSMLGASAFLPFLPMLPVQLLTQNLLYDISQTTIPWDKMDEDFLKEPKKWDASSIQRFMLFIGPISSIFDFATFALLFYYFKANSPELQSFFQTGWFIEGLLSQTLIIHMIRTKKIPFVQSWATAPVLALTTIIMLVGIAIPFSPLAPMLKMQPLPMSYFPWLFGILTCYCLLTQYVKTWFIKRFNQWL